One Oryza glaberrima chromosome 11, OglaRS2, whole genome shotgun sequence genomic region harbors:
- the LOC127755734 gene encoding uncharacterized protein LOC127755734, translating into MVKCRIATCPILVDGHTEILITDFNSKKMSNHRNCIQYFVGEAKSGGEMEGLPGVKATVFCFEGDTAKTAHDHLNCLSHPYVIRSLGYGRGLGKHSRYTFLAVPFFDTTLAEYLPKERRLCIHMDRFTVEFIDIVGLISLIKPWKDGH; encoded by the exons ATGGTCAAGTGCAGGATTGCGACATGTCCAATTCTG GTTGATGGGCATACGGAGATACTTATCACAGATTTCAATAGCAAGAAAATGAGTAATCATAGAAATTGTATTCAGTATTTTGTTGGTGAAGCGAAATCTGGTGGTGAAATGGAAGGGCTACCCGGAGTCAAAGCAACTGTTTTCTGTTTTGAAGGTGATACAGCGAAAACTGCACACGATCATCTAAACTGTTTGAGCCATCCTTATGTGATCAGGAGCTTAGGCTATGGAAGAGGACTAGGAAAGCACTCCAGATATACATTCCTCGCTGTTCCTTTTTTTGATACCACGCTCGCGGAGTATCTTCCAAAGGAACGGAGGCTGTGCATTCATATGGATAGATTCACAGTGGAATTCATTGACATTGTTGG GCTTATCAGCTTAATCAAACCATGGAAAGATGGCCATTAG
- the LOC127755639 gene encoding uncharacterized protein LOC127755639: protein MKQHNSMCAKIWNFEKCKSDDDKDQDWKNLGTLLKLTGLWTPEARDLYTSLSSGNLKGMDILDHSALLTVRKKFENMLVFDFHAMTHWPKEGIQAQDSTQAASTMQNVQAPEWLDASFNWSSTRPSWIFAASLTDPPNTYRGFSRMIRHLIEHEVDFLSPMLIKRITHHDRLQGEKEVDLEWYMRKAWAEAFLKLQNFKHTKVNPQSEKNQFGFQEFWWYNLQN from the exons ATGAAACAACACAATTCCATGTGTGCAAAGATTTGGAATTTTGAGAAGTGTAAATCTG ATGATGACAAAGACCAAGATTGGAAAAATCTTGGTACATTGCTTAAGCTAACAGGGCTTTGGACCCCTGAGGCACGCGATCTATATACTTCGTTGTCATCTGGCAATTTGAAAGG GATGGACATATTAGACCACAGCGCTCTTCTGACAGTGAGGAAAAAGTTTGAAAACATGCTTGTGTTTGACTTTCACGCAATGACACATTGGCCAAAGGAAGGTATACAAGCACAAGATTCAACACAAGCAGCTTCAACGATGCAAAATGTGCAAGCTCCTGAATGGCTGGATGCAAGTTTTAATTGGAGTTCCACAAGGCCTTCATGGATTTTTGCTGCAAGCCTAACAGATCCGCCTAATACATACAGAGGATTTTCAAGAATGATCAGGCATCTCATTGAACATGAGGTCGACTTTTTGTCACCAATG TTGATCAAGAGAATTACTCACCATGATCGATTACAAGGTGAAAAAGAAGTTGATCTTGAATGGTATATGAGGAAAGCATGGGCAGAAGCTTTCCTGAAACTGCAGAACTTT AAACACACGAAGGTGAATCCACAATCCGAGAAAAATCAGTTCGGTTTTCAGGAATTTTGGTGGTACAACCTACAAAATTAG